The DNA region caatgtttcgaagacacctatgatcaaatactagtaacctacggatatcctctactcttaccggccatgtttcactgccataaagtaggacggaacgaactgctgcgcattaaacccgtcctttggttgatagactcCATAAATggcgcaagttggtaaaagctagtcgagccttctgtatccgtgctgagatttcgtcacacaccaggccacaagggctgatgagacttccaagataagtgaagcgatcgacacgctcaattacttcactccctatcattagttcgggtgtcaatgcaacccaatcctgaagcaacattttgcacttcgagggagagaatcgcatgccgaacatgcttgcattgttgcttagagtggtcataagACTGCATTttttcagcgtcttcaccaaataaaactatgtcatcagcatattccaagtcaacaagtgaacctcccggtacaagttcaacccctggaaacttagatgaggagagtgttatctctaaaagtacgtcgaccacaaagttgaacaagaatggggagagtggacagcccttacgaacaccacttgaggtaaacaattctgatgacagttcgccataagctcttactcgaccagttgtgttcgagtagagagcctttacaggGTTAATGTGCTTCTTTGGTACtcttttcaatgacaaacactgccatagaaccttacgatcatcAGAGTCGAATGCaaccttaaggtcgagaaatactactatTGTAGGGCGTCTGAAcgagtgtctgtgttctagaacctgacgtagtgtgaatatctgatctatacaaccacgtccaggtcgaaaaccggcctggttttctctaatctgctcttcacgagctttagttaggcgtcgaagtattattggaactaatattttagacactatattagtcaaactgattcctctgtgattgtcctttcttatagactggcacaatcagtgattgagaccagtcagatgggattgcgtccagttcccaaattctacctaagacctcagttaatctcactgctaatactgaaccaccatccttaaaaatctcaggagtaaacctgcaGGGCCTGCtcaatatttgaatgaatagtttgataAAAATTGGGCACTAAGTATATAGAAGACATTTTTTGTAACAATTATCTTTGAAATAGTTCTAGCGATTGAAATATAAGTAGTTCCAGCGTTTCATCCAAAAAACTTGTTTGAACAAATTGTAAGTGGACAAAGCAATCGCTAGACTTGaagatatattttttatttgcaCCCAAAGTGTATATTGGGTCATAAATACATTGCATGGTGTAGATATAAAGAATCTTTTGATTGCAATccttattattttaattgaataattattcaGCAATTAAATCTTTGAAGGAAAACGTGGTATATAATCTTTTCGTATTCAATGTTGATTGACGTATCTCGAACACCACTTTCATTGTAACAGCCTCCACAAACTTCTAGATAATCGTTTTCACACTTATGATTCACTCATTTTGTTATTACTTTAACTCATACGCACATACAAATTTGTAATTAACTGTATATCCACACTTTGATGGATTGGTTATAAATATTATCACCACTTGTATCATCTGATCCATATAATTTCACTAATTACAGCAATTGTTCTGGATTAATATATCTACCTGTAGTTGTAAATTCTGATGGGAAATTACTAAGAATATATATTTGCTTACATCGTTTTCTTTATTATCTGTTATGTTGAAACTAGGTAATCACCATGAATGTCAGActttaattttgttattttcaagtttctcCTCATATTAACTCTGTGCATCATTATTAATGTAGCAACTTGAGATGGTCTCTATCGATAATTTATTTAGGAAATAATCGTAACGTTCTTAATCTGTTTTATTGTATATGTAGTTACTCACGGCTCTTCTAGTGAATCAATTTTTTATTTAATCTCTTTAGAGTTATCAACCTGAAGCCGATCATGACTTTTATCAAAATTCTTGTTTTGTATCGAAGTCACCGCATAGAAGTAGCGATCATCTATATAGGACGTTTGCTAAACTTAATGAACTTCGTTGGTGAGTTTCCCTTATTTgaattctgtttatttattcgCATTATAAAGTAATAGTGTGTACaaagtttcttttttattgttgaTTTCAGATTATGACTTGGGTTCTACAAACCCATGCAGTAAggtaaatatataaacatttagACACATCAGTTGATTTGATAGGGATGTCTCATTTAAACGCAAGCTGTTATAAACTTACACACAAACCCGCAGTATATTTATTCTGTAAATCACTGCAATTATACATACGTGTGAATAAATTTTTCACGAAGAAATCCCTTCTTGTAAATGAATATCACTAAGAGCCAAATAGATTTATTTAGAAAACGCATTTATTTCCCTTATTCTTAGCTCATGCTGTAACTGCTTACGTCATTTAAAATGCACATCaatcatttttaaaagaaattctCTTGATACTTATTTTTGGGGGTAGTTTTACGTCATAAAACTGGATTATCTaagtttcttgtttttttttgttttatttgcaCTCTGATATACGTTCAGCTTACTTTTTAATTATCAGGTGCGTTTTCAGCTGAACAAATATTCATTACGAAATGAACCTAAAAAAGTTTAACACTGTCGAATGTaacattttgttaaatataaaAGTTTTAAATACATTTTCCATCTTTTAAAGTGTGTATTTATGAGGATCCAATTTTATTCATGTGTCGGCGTTCATAATCATTTTGGCTCCTCTATGGTAATAATgttagacctcagcaacaagttccaggcctttcatgatctactcaatggagaaggaactactgtggagagcaactggaaggggatcaaagaggcaatcacttcaacatgtcatgaggtcctgggtcacaagaagcaccatcacaaggaatggatcactgttgatacactggataagattcaagaaaggaggaacaagaaggcagcaatcaataccagccgaacaagagcagaaaaagccaaggcacaagctgaatacacagaagtaaacaaacaggtggagaggagcatcagaacagacaaacgtaaatatgtggaagatttagcaacggctgcggaaaaggctgcaagagaaggaaacatgagacaattgtatgacacgacaaagaaactctggaAATTGCCGCAAACCgaaacgaccagtgaaaagcaaagaaggcaaggtaatcaccaacattgaagagcaacaaaacaggtgggtagaacacttcaaagaactcttgaatcgaccagctccagtgaacccacccaacatcgaagcagcacccacggacctcccaatcaatgttagcccaccaacaattgacgaaatcagcatggccatcagacaaatcaagagtggcaaagcagcaggaccggacaacatcccggtagaggcactaaaagcagacgtagcggcaactgcaaggatacttcACATTCTCTTCAGTAAGATttaggatgaggaacaagtaccaacagactggaaagaaggactcctgatcaaaataccgaagaaaggcgatctcagcaagtgtaataactacaggggcatcactcttctctcaataccgggaaaagtcttcaacagggtattgttaaacagaatgaaggactgcgtagacgcccaacttcgtgaccaacagacaggattccgtaaggatagatcgtgtacagaccaaatcgcaactctacggatcattgtggaacaatcaactgaatggaattcatcactctacatcaacttcattgactacgaaaaggcatttgatagcgtggacagaacaacactatggaaacttcttcgacactacggcatgcctcagaagatagtcaatatcatacagaactcatatgatggattacactgcaaaaatgtgcatggaggacagtcgacaaagtcgttcgaagtgaagaccggtgttaggcaaggttgcctactctcaccctttctctttctcctggtgatcgactggatcatgaagacgtcaacgtctgaagggaagcgcgggatacaatggacatctaagatgcagttggatgatctggacttcgcagacgatctggcccttctatcccaaacgcaacaacagatgcaggagaagacgaacagtgtggcagcagcctcagcagcaataggtctcaatatacacaaagggaaaagcagaattctccgatacaacacagaatgcaccaatccaatcacaattgacggagaagatttgggagatgtaaaaacctttacgtatttgggcagcatcattgacgaacagggtggatctgatgcagatgtgaaggcgcggatcggcaaagcaagagcagcatatttacaactgaggaacatctggaactcaaagcaactgtcaaccaacaccaaggtcaggattttcaattcaaatgtcaagacagttctactatatggggcagaaacctggagaactacgaaagccatcatccagaaaatacaggtgtttattaacaattgtctacgcgaaatacttcagatccattggccggacacctatagtgtacattataaattggcaaattccgtaccaggaaggttcgcgtgtgagaacactttgtaccgcatattgcagacatcttgagcggtcagacatttcccataagattggtaagcaaaattcctgatgtggaatgcagcggtaccggaaatcagcagcggtctcacagtttcaaactcccatccgttaacctgcgcatccatgaattaccctggtacctcagggaattgcactcgtgattgtgatgtacattcccacgtacaacagtccaatagccgtctataatcttacaaaacataaatgctggacattgggtgttcatagaagcccttcattaaaaaaaattataaaacaatttaccaaattacctcctccgtctaatacgttgtgacgaaccgctagatcttatacgcccatttcgccaacacacaaatttaatgtaggatttttgatctctgccaatatgcgaatctctcactacataatgactgtaagtcgatctttcaaaatttgtgatagtggtctttaacgcttcaaccgatggaaacgcaaccagaaacaaggtagtcaaaaagacttcctccatttccgttacgtgagaaacaccagcgctcgtactcggcacgttactctgctccataatgacgattgagattgtgcttcgtcgacaagtactgataatttataacaattttcaagacataactaaccaattaaatctaatttttggaactagccatttcattggacgaaacacgggatgaaaaatattgtaatttggggttggaaaattttttttaaaaaaaaatggccggtcggacaatattattcctggaagtggatagggcacacattgaggaaagcacccaactgcgttacaagacaagccctcacatggaatcctcaaggccaaacgaaaggaggaagaccaaagaacacattacgccgagaaatggagatagacatgagaaaaattaacaagaattggatggaactagaaaagaaggcccaggacagagtgggttggagaatgctgatcggcggcctatgctccattgggagtatcaggcgtaagtaagtaatggtaataatgttAGTACcttcggttatttatttgcttTCTAGTACAGGGGCAGAAGTTGATTTATTTCTTGTCACTGTTTATGTTTGGCCAATACGCCTGAATTCTGGTCACCTGCATGTCTTTTGTAACCCTTTCTGCTAATTCATTCCCTTCTTATTGTCTTGTAGCCATGGTTTATTTTGTGATGTGGTCTTACAAGCTGGTTCAGTGAAGGTACCTGCTCATCGAAATGTATTGGCAGCCAGTTCCCAGTATTTTCATGCTATGTTTACTGGATCAATGACTGAAGCTCGTTCTCCCTGTGTGGAATTTCGTGGGATAGAAAGTTCGGCTCTCATTCAGCTTGTCAACTTTATTTATACAAATGGTATGTGGTTATTGTTCTCAGTTAATTCTACTTGTTTGATTTTCACCACAACTATATTCCCAATGTTAAACGGCATCAAAATATCATATGTCATTTTATCTCGATATCCCAAGAAACGATTTGACACTTACTTTTTTTCACTATGTAGTATTTCTTAACATATATTTGGATTCGGTTGTCAATATAGATACTAATCGTCATGTATAATTTAAGAAACTTGACATATTTTTCTTGGTATAATAGGTAGTACATATTTAATATGGATTATTATGTCTAGATGATGTAGTTCATTTTACTCCGTAAGTTTTTTTGAAGAGCATTATATTCGCGTCGATGAATCTATTCTGGTTGCTTCTTGTTATAGAATTTAAGATTTTATATATGCGAATGAAGTAATGCATCGATGTACAAGgaaattttaattttacaaaTCGTAGTGTGACTGGTTGAAGTTATTGAGAGAAGTAGTCGCTTTTGTTTCATTTCTAATTATCTCTtcatatattaaatatttaattaaaatcatgaaccgaccaatgttagactaccattgaaaacctggaagcgctggacatCTGTTTCGTCTTACTAttggacttctcagcagtgcgcatctacaattattattattattatttatttatttgaacacataaatattggtacaagaaagcgccaatatatatgcgccacactaactcatattcagtggtaacatacaattttcaaccggacagtgactcgagaacgtttagatacagtcgaattttcACCAAGGACGAGCCGTTGTATAAATATAAAAGAGGGagaataatgtggtaaataataataataataatttgaatcatttgattgttagttggagcaagtaaagtagtttccataattatagggagttcatcatatttgtgtgtgggctgtgatactgcccgggtgcccagactgaagcaggtggttatcttagggggccacaccccgagcctttgacctaaaggtctaacccacaaggcagtggaacatcgtaaggagatgcagtcccatggtagccggtgaccgacaattggttcatacgccatttgttcccgcaggatactggtgcccatgcgcaccattggtttgggatccggttaaagcgccggatattcgcttttcgtcctctcattttcgtaaacaacacccccgccacgggaaggcaatgagtaggacttctctggcagaggctgtatatgcgtggccgtgtgagagtatttcgagagggagagcggactctccccactctcggccgtaccagggcatttggggacagCGTCTACAATCCCACATGTGAAACAGAGGAAGATGATCGCGCAGTGtcatagattgattgaagtcagacaATAACACCGTCAGATGTTGGCTCAGTGATTTAGAGGTTAAATGGTATTGGATTTAATTCCTGCGtgcaggatcgtagatgtgcactgtcGAGGCgtcccatattagaacgaaacggccgttcagtgcttccaggttttcaatggtagtctaacatagattggttcatgatttcaatgaaattcaacgatctccacaacccctttcGGATAATAGGTATTTATCGATACGTCTAATAAATGTGAAAATGTAGGTAATGTTATTTTTCCTTGTTATATCCCCACTTTTCTTAAATGATCGATTGCTTAGTTTGACCATGTGAGTGCTCAAAGTCTAGTAAGTTTTATTGTATAGTCAGATTATTCGAAATAGTATTGTTTCAATAGGCTGACTATCTAAATGACTTactagtattatttatttttcctcTGAAATGTCTATTATTCACCACGCTGTATTTGTTACATCACTTTGATGATTATCATTTACATTATCATCCATATGCATGAAATTTATCTATATTCTATACGCTATGTTTCATAGAAATCAATGTAAATGAAGAGAATGTCCAAACACTTTTACCGGCTGCTAATTTATTACAGTTAACAGCTGTTCGTGATATTTGTTGTGAATTTCTTCAATTTCAATTGCATCCTAGTAATTGTTTAGGAATTCAAAGATTTGCTGATCTACATAATTGTCAAGATTTACTTGATTTCACTAGACGCTTTACAGAACAACATTTCGGGTAAATTTAATTTTCCTTTGTTTTTTTTGGAAATTAAAGTACTTAGTTGTTTCATTGTGTAATTACATTTACTTATTGTTAATTTGTCTCTTATTTTCAATTCATCAACTGGTGTTGGATTTTTTGAAGTAGTTTTCATCATAGATTAGCATCAACTAGAAAACTATTATAAACTATGAAGCACTACATCACTGATTCATTCATGTTTAATACTACTCAATATCTCACTGCCTTGCGAAGTCGTTACATATGGATCACATAAATAGTACTAGTCTAGTACGGCAGTTAACGACGTAATGAGATGTGAAGGAATAACGTTTCCATCGGTTTGTAACACCGCGTGCGATTAGAAAGATAAGACTGATCTACTACAACATACCTTGTGCTATTTCAgagaaatgaaataatactaTACTCTGCTTGCCTGCATGTATGGCTGGATGTTGTAAAAAATTTAAAGCTATAAAATGATAATCGATTGTAAAAGATAAGGAGTAGTTTATGAAAATGTGCTTTCTGAGCTAAACTTTTTTCTAACACTAAACTAATTTGTGGTATATTAAACACTTATCATTTTAGCTTATCACATTTCTCATTTTTTGTGCAACTTAATAgaatacatttcatttattttctgttCAAGTGAACTATTAAAACAAGATGATGAATTTGTAAAATTGAGTTCAGATCAACTCATAGAATTAATCTCTAGTGACAGATTAGCTGTTTCTGAAGATCAAGTTTTTGAAGCTGTTCTTCGATGGATTGCACACAACCCATCTAAACGACAAAAAGAAGCTCAAAATCTTTGTTCACACGTTCGATTCGCGTTACTTCCACGAGATTATTTAGTACGCCTAAGTCAATCAGATAATTTCCTGACTGTGAATCCATGGTGTAAAGACTATTTAATTGAAGCTCTCAGCTACCATTTACTACCATGGGATCAAAAATTGCGTATGGCTTCTGAGCGTACAAAACCGCGTACTCCTGTTGGTTTACCGAAAGTAAGTACCTTGATTTTAGTGAGTTTATAACTGGCGTATCAGAACGTTCTGGTTTAGATGATTTCTCTACgtattttcaaaatataatatttgaaatcGCTTAGCATTTTGTATATGTTTTCTTGCCAACTTAAATAATTTGTGttttttaatttgattttcaGAAATGTGTTTGCTTTAACATTTACTAAATTTAGTTTGATGCGCTTTTAAAACAAATGTTATTCAGATTATGGGGAATCGTTGACATTCATGTCAATTTATTGTGCCAAAACTTCATTTCTTAACGTGTTATCTAAACACTGCTTATCTTATGAACTATAGAGTTATTCCGTTTTTGATGAAGTGGTTTCCAGAAGTCTTGTACATAGATATATAAAATTTGCTTAACTGACAGCGAAACGATGGAGATTTCACTGTGATGACAAAAGTTTTTATAAAACTTTGACCCGACCTACCTTTGGTTTTTGGTATTCAACGTTTGATTTGGAATCATCAGTAGTTTATTAGTTATATGTTTTTATAATTGCTTTTGAGTCTCACTTTTCGGATGAAGATTAACGATGCATAATTGAATCCTCATTTAACCCCTACGATGATTGTCTCCAACTTATAATTCTTTCACCTTGACCATAAAACTAAATCCTGGATGGGCAAATAAATCGAATTCATTAACTTCTCATTCCTGCTCGGTTTAGTTAAAACTTGTGGTATTGTAGTAAGTTCGAACAAACTAATTTAACTATAAATTTCACATCCATAAATCATTTCACTATATGTAGAATATGACAATCATACCAGCTTCGTTGTTTagtctttaaaaaaaagttgTCATCTACTTATTTTATGACATGTATCCTTGATCCGTCCAATACTAAACGATTCAAACGCCTGTACCAGTTTcgtaattgtttttttattttcttaatttaaataatcttcCTGTATGATTTCCTTATCTTTTACATTATTGGTTTCTAAAAGGGTCACGAGGTCAAGTAGATTTCATATGTTAAATTCatgtttttatttcacttattgttttacttaacgGTCACTGTCA from Schistosoma haematobium chromosome ZW, whole genome shotgun sequence includes:
- the KLHL2_1 gene encoding Kelch-like protein 2, variant 2 (EggNog:ENOG410V62J~COG:T), with amino-acid sequence MFTGSMTEARSPCVEFRGIESSALIQLVNFIYTNEINVNEENVQTLLPAANLLQLTAVRDICCEFLQFQLHPSNCLGIQRFADLHNCQDLLDFTRRFTEQHFGELLKQDDEFVKLSSDQLIELISSDRLAVSEDQVFEAVLRWIAHNPSKRQKEAQNLCSHVRFALLPRDYLVRLSQSDNFLTVNPWCKDYLIEALSYHLLPWDQKLRMASERTKPRTPVGLPKVSTLILVSL